In Oncorhynchus nerka isolate Pitt River linkage group LG26, Oner_Uvic_2.0, whole genome shotgun sequence, one DNA window encodes the following:
- the LOC115110351 gene encoding U11/U12 small nuclear ribonucleoprotein 25 kDa protein-like isoform X1, which produces MMEEETQSLHLDEGLSIKEEEFGQAEGKMNQVEDEKPEEVEEEDEEDEEALPHSEFLDIFEEGLARLVQDPLLCDLPIQVTLEEVNSQVALEYGQAMTVRVCKADGEVMPIVVVQNAMVLDLKKAIQRFMELKQQREGGVKHVSWRYVWRTFHLVFQGEKLDDDKMKLKDYGIRNRDEVTFMKRLRKK; this is translated from the exons ATGATGGAGGAGGAGACCCAGTCCCTTCACCTGGATGAGGGACTGTCTATAAAGGAAGAGGAGTTCGGACAggcagagggaaagatgaaccaaGTGGAGGATGAAAAACCAGAGGAGGTtgaagaggaagatgaggaggatgaagaagCATTGCCACACTCTGAATTCCTGGACATCTTTGAAGAAGGACTGGCTCGCCTTGTACAGGACCCTCTACTCTGTGACCTTCCCATTCAG GTGACTCTGGAGGAGGTGAATTCCCAGGTTGCCCTGGAGTATGGCCAAGCCATGACGGTCCGTGTATGCAAAGCGGATGGCGAAGTAATGC CCATAGTGGTGGTGCAGAATGCTATGGTGCTGGATTTGAAGAAAGCCATCCAGAGGTTCATGGAGCTGAAACAGCAACGGGAGGGTGGGGTAAAGCACGTcagctg GAGATACGTATGGAGAACCTTTCATCTTGTATTTCAAGGAGAGAAGCTTGATGATGACAAAATGAAACTAAAGGA TTATGGGATCAGAAACAGAGATGAGGTGACATTCATGAAGAGACTGAGGAAGAAGTGA
- the LOC115110349 gene encoding cell death-inducing p53-target protein 1-like, translating into MSSDPPPPYPGAPSAPLIEEKNGQPAAPDSAAPVTTGPPQGHPLPPDYGPPPYEATLQPGFLPPHVPGDGAMPIPHGGFYPPPGHFGPGQFGPGQFGPGQFGPGQFGPGPIQFGPVAGQMAHTVTAPPGTATTVTVLQGEIFQTAPVQTVCHHCQQPIITRINHSVGLMNAVFCLFCFFVGCDLGCCLIPCLIDDLKDVIHTCPYCKGYIYTYKRIC; encoded by the exons ATGTCCAGCGACCCACCTCCTCCCTACCCCGGAGCTCCCAGCGCCCCTCTTATCGAGGAGAAGAATGGACAGCCAGCCGCTCCGG ACTCGGCGGCCCCTGTAACGACGGGGCCTCCTCAGGGGCACCCCCTGCCTCCAGACTATGGCCCTCCACCCTACGAGGCCACGCTACAGCCAGGCTTCTTGCCGCCACACGTCCCAGGAGATGGGGCCATGCCCATACCACATG GTGGCTTCTACCCTCCTCCAGGTCACTTTGGCCCGGGGCAGTTTGGCCCTGGGCAGTTTGGCCCTGGGCAGTTTGGCCCTGGGCAGTTTGGCCCGGGGCCCATTCAATTTGGGCCTGTGGCAGGTCAGATGGCTCACACGGTGACTGCACCCCCTGGGACAGCTACCACAGTGACCGTGCTACAGGGGGAGATATTCCAGACAGCACCCGTACAGACTGTGTGTCACCACTGCCAGCAGCCCATCATCACCCGCATCAACCACAGTGTGGGCCTCATGAACGCTGTCTTCTGCCTCTTCTGCTTCTTTGTTGG GTGTGATCTGGGCTGCTGCTTGATTCCCTGTCTGATCGATGATCTCAAGGATGTGATACACACCTGCCCTTACTGCAAGGGCTACATCTACACATACAAGCGTATCTGCTAA
- the LOC115110352 gene encoding DNA-directed RNA polymerase III subunit RPC10, with product MLLFCPTCGNVLIVEEGQKCYRFACNTCPYVHNITRKVNNRKYPKLKEVDDVLGGAAAWENVDSTPEKCPKCEHPRAFFMQIQTRSADEPMTTFYKCCNYECGHRWRD from the exons ATGCTTctgttttgtccaacatgtgGGAATGTGTTGATTGTAGAGGAAGGACAGAAGTGCTATCGATTCGCCTGCAACACATGTCCGTACGTGCATAACATTACTAGGAAG GTAAACAACAGGAAGTATCCCAAACTGAAAGAGGTTGATGATGTGCTTGGTGGAGCTGCAGCCTGGGAAAATGTGGATTCCACGCCAG AAAAATGTCCCAAGTGTGAGCACCCCCGAGCATTCTTCATGCAGATTCAGACTAGATCTGCAGATGAACCGATGACAACATTCTACAAATGCTGCAATTATGAGTGTGGACATCGCTGGAGAGACTAA
- the LOC115110351 gene encoding U11/U12 small nuclear ribonucleoprotein 25 kDa protein-like isoform X2, with amino-acid sequence MMEEETQSLHLDEGLSIKEEEFGQAEGKMNQVEDEKPEEVEEEDEEDEEALPHSEFLDIFEEGLARLVQDPLLCDLPIQVTLEEVNSQVALEYGQAMTVRVCKADGEVMPIVVVQNAMVLDLKKAIQRFMELKQQREGGVKHVSCYGIRNRDEVTFMKRLRKK; translated from the exons ATGATGGAGGAGGAGACCCAGTCCCTTCACCTGGATGAGGGACTGTCTATAAAGGAAGAGGAGTTCGGACAggcagagggaaagatgaaccaaGTGGAGGATGAAAAACCAGAGGAGGTtgaagaggaagatgaggaggatgaagaagCATTGCCACACTCTGAATTCCTGGACATCTTTGAAGAAGGACTGGCTCGCCTTGTACAGGACCCTCTACTCTGTGACCTTCCCATTCAG GTGACTCTGGAGGAGGTGAATTCCCAGGTTGCCCTGGAGTATGGCCAAGCCATGACGGTCCGTGTATGCAAAGCGGATGGCGAAGTAATGC CCATAGTGGTGGTGCAGAATGCTATGGTGCTGGATTTGAAGAAAGCCATCCAGAGGTTCATGGAGCTGAAACAGCAACGGGAGGGTGGGGTAAAGCACGTcagctg TTATGGGATCAGAAACAGAGATGAGGTGACATTCATGAAGAGACTGAGGAAGAAGTGA